TAGAGAAAATGAGCCCCCCGGCCGCTTTGGATAATGCGAATGGCTCTCCCGCGGCCCCTCTGACCGTGGAGGGTATTCCTGCCCTGAGGGCCAACAGCGCCCCAATTCCCAAGGGTGTTGCACCTGCGACGAGTAGTGATATGTTCAAAAGCCCGGTAAGCTCCTCTGTGGTAGATTAGTCCGGCTTTATGATTATGTGCTAATTGGAATACCATATTGCAATAGGCATGTTATACGAAGCCCAAAGCTAAACGCTGGGATCGTAAGTCTCTCGACAACGACCCTCTGCTTCTGAGCCGATGCTTTTCTCGATCACAAAATAGGGACTAACCAACTCTAGACATTCTCTCCACCGAAGCTAAATCTCGGAAGGTTTGTGTCATGCTATTGCTCAAGCGGGTTGGACTGACAAGCTAACTGGCTTTATGTGCTAGGTATCCACATTGAAGGGTGCCGCGAAATACTTGAAGAACCCAGGTAATTCCATTGCTTTTGCAAGCCATAGACGCTTCTAAAGTTTGTTCTCCAGGCCTCATATCTCTGGGTGGTGGACTGCCCTCTCCTGAATACTTTCCTTTCGAGGAGCTTGATATCAAGGTCCCCACTCCACCAGGATTTACGCCCGAAGCTACTCGCGAGTCTGGAACCGTTGTACACGCCGGCAAGAGTGATATTCGGGAAGGAAAGAGTCTATATGGTTAGTCGGCTTTCAGCCATTGTTCGCATCCGAGCTTTGAATTAACATtatgaagatcttgaggTTGCTCTTAATTACGGTCAAGCCACGGGTGCTCCCCAACTGCTGAGATACGTCACAGAGCACACAGAGGTACGCTGGGCGATCTGAAGGACCGGAACGACGCTAATAAACACAGCTCATCCACAACCCCCCATACTCGGACTGGCAATGTTGTCTGAACTGTGGTAGCACCTTCGGATGGGATGTGGCACTCAGACTCTTTTGCGAACGGGGCGATTATATCATGATGGAAGAATATACCTTCTCTAGCGCACAGGAAACGGCCCTCCCCCAGGGCTTGAAGGTGGCACCTGTTAAGATGGACGAAGAGGGCCTTTTGCCCGAGTCCCTTGACGAGGTCCTGAGTAACTGGGATGAAAGCGCTCGGGGTGCTCGCAAGCCCTTCGTTCTCTACACTATCCCTACAGGACAGAACCCTACGGGCGCTACCCAACAGGCGGAGAGACGCAAGGCAGTCTACAAGGTTGCCCAGAAGCACGACGTTTATATTGTGGAGGACGAACCCTATTACTTCTTGCAGATGCAGCCATACGCTGGAGCTGATGGCGAGCCCGTTCCACCGCCCGCCAACCACGAAGAATTTATCAAGTCTCTTATCCCTTCCTACCTGAGCCTTGACACTGATGGTCGTGTGCTTCGGCTGGAATCTTTCTCTAAGGTTCTTGCTCCTGGCTCCCGGGTTGGCTGGGCTGTCGGATCCGAGCAAATCATCGAACGCTTCACCAGAACCTGCGAGACTAGTTCTCAGAACCCAAGCGGCATCTCGCAGCTTGTGCTTTATAAGCTCTTGGAGGAGCAATGGGGCCACGCTGGATACCTAGACTGGCTGATCAACCTTCGTATGTCTTACACGGCGCGCAGAGACTCCATGATGCATGCGTGTGAGAAGTATCTCCCCCGAGAACTTGCCCATTGGAACCCCCCTGCAGCAGGGATGTTTGTAAGTTCAGAACTTTCCTGAATCCTTTATCCCTCATGACCAAGGCACTGACAAGAAACAGCATTGGATCGAAATCGACTGGCGGAAGCACCCGAGACTTTCGTCTGGCAAGACACGcgaagaaatcgaggaggAAGTTTTCCAGGCCGCAGTTAACAACGGCGTGCTGATCTCTCGTGGCAGCTGGTTCAAGGCTCAAGGCGCGAGCGAGGAGAAGTTGTTCTTCCGTGCTACATTTGCTGCCGCTAGCTCCGATGCTATTGCTGAAGCAATTTCCCGTTTCGGTACAACTCTGAGACAAGAGTTTGGTCTGAACTGAGCTGGCAATTTAGAACACGCAAATTGGTTTAATGAGAGATGCATAGATAAATTGTAGATATTTGACCTGGAAACCAGATGCACTTAATAGGAGCTGTCTAAAAACTTAAATGTCATCGTAGCTGTAAGCATCAGTTCACAAGTTTGTGGACATATTTTCGTTGAGAGCCATACAGTAGAAAGCACTGCCTTCGCACGGCAAAATAATGTTCCGCGTGGACCAGTGGTAACGTGACATGTCTGGAACTTCGATGGAACGTTTCTTGTGCTTCTCCGTAGAACCCCAACAATGACCAATCTTTTCTGATGATCAAGGACCTTGTTCGGCCATAATgttctattttcttcttttagaCCTTATGGTGTGATTTTTAATAGATTGTGATCCTCATTCTTTGATTCCTTacacctccttcctttcaAACACGTTGATTAATTAGAAGATCGTGAAATACTATAGTAATTAGATTTGGATATACCCATGATCAATTGTGTGGTAAGTCAGCTGAAAGCCTTGAAGATTATCGTGGAATCCTTTTCTACAACATTTCCCACATTGTATACCCCGTAGGTGGTGTGCATGTAACTACTGTTTTCCCTCTTGATCCTTGTGGCATGAGAATGAGTTTCAATGCAAGATAGATACTCGATTCACAATGTGAATAGCGGGGAactcttttctcttatctATTTCACAACCATAATTTTACGCCCGCTTGTACCAGCTTTATCTTCATTCCCTGTATTCCCTGTGTCAATATAGATACTGCGACTATTTCCATGGTCCCATGCTAATACTAGGGATATCAGTTGTTGAATATTGCCTGTTACTACAATAAAGCGGTGTCAATCCTTTCATGGCTGGTCACGTACAGAAGCTCTTTCATCTTGGTGAACTGTCGGCCGAATAAGTCCTTCCAGCGTAACAGCGATTGGACGGACTCGCCTAGCATTATTCCTGATTTGGATATCACTGCACTGTATACCAACCGTGACCGAGAGTGAATTGCAGTGACAACCCGCCACCTCTCAGTCTGGTGATCGGCCAATTGATTGGTTTCACGCTAACGTTAGTGCCCGCTCTTAGCGCGGCTGGGATTATCTTCGCTGCCAGTGCCAATCTTGCAATAAAAGCATCGACACCTTGATTCCATCGCTATCAACTTCAGGGCTTTCAGCCCGTATAAGAGGAACATCGCCAGAGCTAATATCTCGTGGAAGGTGCTGGTGTATTGTGAAGTGTCGGTAGTATTGTTAGATCAAGTAGACCTGTTCCATGACCCCCTTCTTAGGGATCGTCCGTCGTTGATGTAT
The sequence above is a segment of the Aspergillus oryzae RIB40 DNA, chromosome 3 genome. Coding sequences within it:
- a CDS encoding aminotransferase-like domain-containing protein (aromatic amino acid aminotransferase and related proteins), producing MSPPAALDNANGSPAAPLTVEGIPALRANSAPIPKGVAPATSSDMFKSPACYTKPKAKRWDHILSTEAKSRKVSTLKGAAKYLKNPGLISLGGGLPSPEYFPFEELDIKVPTPPGFTPEATRESGTVVHAGKSDIREGKSLYDLEVALNYGQATGAPQLLRYVTEHTELIHNPPYSDWQCCLNCGSTFGWDVALRLFCERGDYIMMEEYTFSSAQETALPQGLKVAPVKMDEEGLLPESLDEVLSNWDESARGARKPFVLYTIPTGQNPTGATQQAERRKAVYKVAQKHDVYIVEDEPYYFLQMQPYAGADGEPVPPPANHEEFIKSLIPSYLSLDTDGRVLRLESFSKVLAPGSRVGWAVGSEQIIERFTRTCETSSQNPSGISQLVLYKLLEEQWGHAGYLDWLINLRMSYTARRDSMMHACEKYLPRELAHWNPPAAGMFHWIEIDWRKHPRLSSGKTREEIEEEVFQAAVNNGVLISRGSWFKAQGASEEKLFFRATFAAASSDAIAEAISRFGTTLRQEFGLN